The Chryseobacterium aureum genome contains a region encoding:
- the leuD gene encoding 3-isopropylmalate dehydratase small subunit → MQKLVVLKSRAVPLPAENIDTDQIIPARFLKSIDRKGFGENLFRDWRFNIHTGEPNPDFVLNNPKFSGEILVAGNNFGCGSSREHAAWSLTDYGFKVIVSSYFADIFKGNALNNGLLPVKVSEEFLKEILEGINENPDNEIAIDVELQSISFKDTTETFEIDSYKKICLLNGYDDIDFLISRKQQITEFELKTQKANERQLF, encoded by the coding sequence ATGCAAAAATTAGTTGTTTTAAAATCCCGCGCAGTTCCGTTGCCGGCAGAAAATATAGATACAGACCAGATTATTCCGGCAAGATTCCTGAAAAGTATAGACAGAAAAGGATTTGGCGAAAATCTGTTCAGAGACTGGAGGTTCAATATCCATACAGGAGAACCGAATCCGGACTTTGTTTTAAACAATCCTAAATTCAGCGGTGAGATTCTGGTAGCCGGAAATAACTTCGGTTGTGGAAGCAGCCGTGAACATGCAGCCTGGTCTTTGACAGATTATGGCTTTAAAGTAATTGTTTCCAGCTATTTCGCAGATATTTTCAAAGGAAATGCCCTGAATAACGGGCTTCTTCCTGTAAAGGTTTCCGAAGAATTTTTGAAAGAAATCTTAGAAGGGATCAATGAAAATCCGGATAATGAGATTGCCATTGATGTAGAATTACAATCCATCAGCTTTAAAGATACTACTGAAACCTTTGAAATTGATTCTTATAAAAAAATATGCCTGTTGAACGGCTATGATGATATTGATTTTTTAATCAGCAGAAAGCAGCAGATTACAGAGTTTGAATTAAAAACACAAAAAGCAAATGAGCGACAATTATTTTAA
- the leuB gene encoding 3-isopropylmalate dehydrogenase, with product MSDNYFKIAVLPGDGIGPEIISESIKILDVIAEAFQCKFHFDYGLIGAEAIFKTGNPLPEETLKICKESDAVLFGAIGDPVFDNNPEAKVRPEQGLLKLRKELGLFANIRPLKTYASLIDKSPLKREIIEGADIQIFRELVSGIYFGEKFTDPEGAYAYDVCKYSREDIIPIAHMAFQEAHKRKKKLTLIDKANVLDTSRLWRKICQEIAPEYPDVQLDYMFVDNAAMQLILNPKHFDVILTENMFGDIISDEASVIGGSIGLLPSASVGEKNALFEPIHGSYPQAKGKGIANPIASILSVAMMLDHLNLKAAADKLRQSVEHAIENKYVTVDLNTKQYYSTSEVGSFIADHIRYSEKSYYNFENVKIGKSTIV from the coding sequence ATGAGCGACAATTATTTTAAAATCGCGGTTCTTCCCGGAGATGGGATAGGCCCGGAAATTATCAGTGAAAGCATCAAAATATTAGATGTTATTGCTGAAGCTTTTCAATGCAAATTTCATTTTGATTATGGATTGATAGGTGCAGAAGCTATTTTTAAGACAGGAAATCCTCTGCCTGAAGAAACGTTGAAAATCTGTAAAGAATCTGATGCTGTGCTTTTCGGAGCAATTGGTGATCCGGTTTTTGATAACAATCCGGAAGCGAAAGTAAGACCGGAACAGGGATTATTAAAACTCCGCAAAGAACTGGGTCTGTTTGCCAATATCCGCCCATTAAAAACTTATGCATCTTTGATTGATAAAAGTCCTTTGAAAAGAGAAATTATTGAAGGGGCTGATATCCAGATTTTCAGGGAACTGGTAAGCGGAATTTATTTTGGCGAAAAATTTACTGATCCGGAAGGCGCTTATGCTTATGATGTCTGCAAATACAGCCGTGAAGATATTATCCCGATTGCCCATATGGCATTTCAGGAAGCTCATAAAAGAAAGAAAAAGCTTACGCTTATTGATAAAGCCAATGTTCTGGATACTTCAAGATTATGGAGAAAGATATGCCAGGAAATTGCACCGGAATATCCTGACGTACAGCTGGATTATATGTTTGTAGACAATGCGGCCATGCAGCTGATTCTTAATCCGAAGCATTTTGATGTTATTTTGACTGAAAACATGTTTGGCGATATTATTTCAGATGAAGCCAGTGTGATTGGAGGTTCTATCGGATTGCTTCCATCGGCATCGGTAGGAGAGAAGAATGCTTTGTTTGAGCCTATTCATGGATCGTATCCGCAGGCAAAAGGAAAAGGCATTGCCAACCCTATCGCTTCTATTTTAAGCGTAGCTATGATGCTGGATCATCTTAATCTCAAAGCTGCTGCTGACAAGTTGAGACAGTCTGTAGAACATGCTATTGAAAACAAGTATGTGACGGTTGATCTTAATACCAAGCAGTATTACTCTACAAGTGAAGTGGGAAGTTTTATTGCTGATCATATCAGATATTCCGAGAAGTCGTATTACAATTTTGAAAATGTGAAGATCGGGAAATCAACCATTGTATAG
- a CDS encoding DUF4230 domain-containing protein produces MRNYKTILSFAAGAGAMVLLFFGLKSCLNLGNKTEKSDYYILTNQISKMNKMVVMEQNTSSMQKTKMGYEVFGKEISSNSIITYTKTNAQVSYDLNKMKIEVDSINKKLIITELPDAEIRITPSVEIQSLDDSFINRISEKDIKNVTQKAKETAEKSIDQNQLRTEGRKQLMENLNNVFVLAKALNYKIEDKTGKIGILGL; encoded by the coding sequence TTGAGAAATTATAAAACCATATTATCCTTTGCAGCCGGTGCCGGTGCCATGGTACTGCTGTTCTTCGGTTTGAAATCCTGTCTTAACCTTGGAAATAAAACTGAAAAGTCGGATTATTATATCCTTACCAATCAGATTTCCAAGATGAATAAGATGGTGGTCATGGAACAGAATACTTCCAGCATGCAGAAAACCAAAATGGGGTATGAAGTTTTTGGGAAAGAGATTTCCAGCAACAGCATTATCACTTATACCAAGACCAATGCACAGGTTTCTTATGATCTTAACAAAATGAAGATCGAAGTAGATTCCATCAACAAAAAACTGATCATTACTGAGCTTCCTGATGCTGAAATAAGAATTACCCCAAGTGTTGAAATTCAATCTTTGGATGATTCCTTTATCAACAGAATTTCGGAAAAAGACATTAAAAATGTTACTCAGAAAGCGAAGGAAACGGCAGAAAAATCAATTGACCAGAATCAGTTGAGAACCGAAGGCCGTAAGCAGCTGATGGAAAACCTGAATAATGTTTTCGTACTGGCCAAGGCATTAAACTACAAAATAGAGGATAAGACGGGGAAAATTGGTATTTTAGGTCTTTAA
- a CDS encoding TlpA family protein disulfide reductase, protein MKKFITNIVVFSSLFLAAQQFSAQKVVVNREVDTQKDGKMLLGNQLKEQFLKAPYADWYVKEHDEYATDKKAVSELKKGKLGSYDIIVFMGTWCEDSHRDFPRLMKILEEANYPESKLTIIAVNRKKESPAGDESLYNIQKVPTIILKRYGKEVGRIIEMPTTGYIERDLVQILKKNDSSVIKEIFN, encoded by the coding sequence ATGAAAAAATTTATTACCAATATTGTTGTCTTTTCAAGCCTATTTTTAGCGGCACAACAATTCAGTGCTCAAAAAGTAGTGGTTAACCGTGAGGTTGATACCCAGAAAGATGGCAAAATGCTTTTAGGAAATCAGTTGAAAGAGCAGTTTTTGAAAGCTCCTTATGCAGATTGGTATGTAAAAGAACATGATGAATATGCTACTGACAAAAAAGCAGTCAGTGAGCTCAAAAAAGGCAAGCTGGGCTCTTATGATATTATTGTTTTCATGGGGACCTGGTGTGAAGACAGCCACAGGGATTTCCCAAGACTGATGAAGATATTGGAGGAAGCCAATTATCCTGAAAGCAAACTAACCATTATTGCTGTGAACAGGAAAAAAGAATCTCCTGCCGGAGACGAAAGTCTTTATAATATACAGAAAGTTCCTACCATTATCCTTAAAAGATACGGTAAAGAAGTTGGCAGAATCATAGAAATGCCTACGACAGGATATATTGAAAGGGACTTGGTTCAGATTTTGAAAAAGAACGATTCATCTGTCATCAAAGAAATTTTTAACTAG
- a CDS encoding pyrophosphohydrolase domain-containing protein has product MDKIDSLNQVAEFHTTFKAPILDTPQIPSPERCTLRVELLQEELNELKQAIADNNIVEIADALCDLQYVLSGAVLEFGLGSKFVELFNEVQRSNMSKACDNEEQAKETVEFYKEKEVESFYEKSGEKFNVYRQADHKVLKNKYYSPADLKSIIEK; this is encoded by the coding sequence ATGGATAAAATTGATAGTCTGAACCAAGTAGCAGAATTCCATACTACTTTCAAAGCCCCTATTTTAGATACCCCGCAAATTCCTTCTCCGGAAAGATGTACTCTGAGAGTAGAGCTTTTACAGGAAGAATTAAACGAACTGAAGCAGGCCATTGCCGATAATAATATTGTAGAAATTGCTGATGCGTTATGTGATCTTCAGTATGTTTTGAGTGGTGCTGTACTGGAATTCGGACTTGGCAGCAAATTTGTAGAGCTATTCAACGAAGTTCAGCGTTCCAATATGTCGAAGGCATGTGACAATGAAGAACAGGCAAAGGAAACTGTTGAATTTTACAAGGAGAAGGAGGTAGAATCTTTTTATGAAAAGTCCGGAGAAAAATTCAATGTTTACAGACAGGCGGATCATAAAGTATTAAAAAACAAATACTACTCTCCTGCCGATTTAAAATCAATTATCGAAAAATAA
- the kdsA gene encoding 3-deoxy-8-phosphooctulonate synthase → MIQYLDNISHKDSKNFFLIAGPCIIEGEDMALRIAEKVISITDKYNIPYIFKGSFKKANRSRVDSFTTIGEEKSLEILKKVGETFNIPTTTDIHENEHAALAAQYVDVLQIPAFLVRQTDLLVAAAQTGKCVTLKKGQFLSPEAMKFAVQKITDSNNEKVAIIERGNSFGYTDLIVDYRGIPTMREYAPVILDVTHSLQQPNQSSGVTGGRPDLIETVAKAGIAVGADGIFIETHPTPETALSDGANMLRLDLLEDLLQKLTRIRESIL, encoded by the coding sequence ATGATTCAGTATTTAGATAATATTTCGCACAAAGATTCAAAAAACTTTTTCCTTATTGCCGGACCTTGTATTATTGAAGGGGAAGATATGGCGCTAAGAATCGCTGAAAAAGTAATCAGTATTACCGATAAATATAATATTCCCTATATTTTTAAAGGAAGTTTTAAAAAGGCGAACAGAAGCCGTGTAGATTCTTTTACAACCATTGGTGAAGAAAAGTCTCTGGAAATTCTTAAAAAAGTAGGAGAGACGTTCAACATTCCTACCACAACAGATATTCATGAAAATGAGCATGCCGCACTGGCCGCGCAATATGTAGATGTTTTACAGATTCCTGCATTTCTTGTACGCCAGACTGATCTTTTAGTGGCAGCAGCCCAGACAGGAAAATGCGTGACTTTGAAGAAGGGACAGTTCCTTTCTCCGGAAGCCATGAAATTTGCTGTTCAGAAAATTACAGATTCCAATAACGAAAAAGTAGCCATCATTGAAAGGGGAAACTCTTTCGGATATACAGATCTTATTGTGGATTACAGAGGAATTCCTACCATGAGAGAGTATGCTCCTGTGATTCTGGATGTTACCCATTCTTTACAACAGCCTAATCAGAGTTCAGGCGTTACCGGAGGAAGACCGGATCTTATTGAAACCGTTGCCAAAGCAGGAATTGCTGTAGGAGCAGACGGAATTTTCATAGAAACACATCCTACACCGGAAACCGCATTATCTGATGGTGCCAACATGTTAAGATTAGATTTATTAGAAGATTTGTTACAAAAATTGACAAGAATTAGAGAATCAATTTTGTAA
- a CDS encoding TonB-dependent receptor plug domain-containing protein, which produces MKKLVLPLSLMVPVLLFSQQRKKDTATTRVTDIEEVVFQKKATGRTNDLTNVRISAKEAKSVASINGGIEGLLKTLPSVNSNTELSSQYMVRGGNYDENLIYINDIEIYRPFLIRNSQQEGMSIINPDMVSAVNFSAGGFEAKYGDKMSSALNIYYREPEKFEVSGEASLIGGRLTTGLASKNKKFTALFSGRYRNTNLVLNTLKEDTDFNPTYWDFQSYLNYHVSDKFTMSFIGYYSKNDYQMIPKAKSVTFGSLQQPITVNIGYGGQENDQYKNMMGTFSMNYKPADKWKLTLDAFAYQNREREYYTIQSAYELQTFDPVTQQPVTSFDVGGQIEHARNDLFVRTYGTQFRAKFSPNVNTDFEVGFKYEKENLKDLTNEWKLVDSAGYSLPRPEVIDPRTGTTGDLKLAYYIAGQNNIEPTRLSAYAQYSQKFYWGASKVFVNAGVRVANWSFNKETIFSPRAQFAIKPDWESDMLFKISGGIYYQSPFYKEIKDLDGNFNSNIKSQRSIQVILANDYEFQMYDRPFKLTTELYYKKMDNLIPYYMDNVRIRYSGQNNSKGYAYGIDTRLFGEFVPGVDSWLSASYARVYENIDGKGDIPRPTDQRLRFAMFYQDYMPSFPSMRVNLTLVYAMGLPTGAPVMFNSNGQPDFNAAYNYQQTLPSYKRVDLGLTKVFIDPKEKNKRSGFWGNFEELTLGVQVFNAFNINNTVANQWITDYNSNYMYPVPVRLTGRFFNVKLEFRL; this is translated from the coding sequence TTGAAAAAACTAGTTTTACCGCTAAGCCTTATGGTCCCTGTGCTGCTTTTCTCCCAACAAAGAAAAAAAGATACAGCGACCACTAGAGTGACCGATATAGAGGAAGTTGTCTTCCAGAAAAAAGCAACAGGAAGAACCAATGACCTTACCAATGTAAGAATTTCAGCGAAAGAAGCAAAATCAGTAGCTTCCATCAATGGAGGGATCGAAGGATTGCTTAAAACATTACCTTCCGTAAACTCCAATACCGAGCTGTCTTCCCAATATATGGTTCGTGGGGGAAACTATGACGAAAACCTGATCTATATTAATGACATTGAGATCTACAGACCTTTCCTGATCAGAAACTCTCAGCAGGAAGGAATGAGTATCATCAATCCGGATATGGTGTCTGCCGTGAATTTCTCAGCAGGTGGATTTGAAGCCAAATATGGGGATAAAATGTCTTCCGCTTTAAATATTTATTACCGCGAACCAGAAAAATTTGAAGTTTCCGGAGAAGCGAGTTTGATAGGAGGAAGGCTTACTACGGGCCTGGCTTCAAAAAATAAAAAATTTACCGCTCTGTTTTCGGGAAGGTACAGAAATACCAATCTCGTTCTTAATACTTTAAAAGAAGATACGGATTTCAACCCCACATACTGGGATTTCCAGTCTTATCTGAATTATCATGTGAGCGATAAGTTCACCATGTCATTCATCGGATATTATTCCAAGAATGATTATCAGATGATTCCTAAAGCAAAGAGTGTTACGTTCGGAAGCCTTCAGCAGCCTATTACCGTAAATATTGGCTATGGCGGACAGGAAAATGACCAGTATAAAAATATGATGGGTACATTTTCCATGAATTATAAGCCGGCGGACAAATGGAAACTTACCTTGGATGCCTTTGCCTATCAGAACAGAGAAAGAGAATATTATACGATACAGTCAGCCTACGAGCTTCAGACATTTGATCCTGTGACTCAGCAGCCTGTGACTTCTTTTGATGTGGGAGGACAAATAGAGCACGCAAGAAACGATTTATTTGTAAGAACCTACGGAACCCAGTTCAGAGCTAAATTTTCTCCTAACGTTAATACCGATTTTGAAGTTGGATTCAAATATGAGAAAGAAAATCTGAAAGATCTTACCAATGAATGGAAACTGGTAGATTCGGCAGGGTACAGCCTTCCAAGACCGGAAGTGATTGATCCCAGAACCGGAACTACAGGTGATCTTAAGCTGGCTTACTATATTGCAGGACAAAACAATATTGAACCTACCAGGCTTTCCGCATATGCACAGTATTCACAAAAATTCTACTGGGGAGCCAGTAAAGTATTCGTGAATGCGGGAGTACGTGTTGCCAACTGGAGTTTTAACAAAGAAACTATTTTCTCTCCAAGAGCCCAGTTTGCCATAAAACCTGATTGGGAAAGCGATATGCTATTCAAAATTTCCGGGGGGATCTATTATCAGTCTCCTTTCTATAAAGAAATTAAAGATTTAGACGGTAATTTCAATTCTAATATAAAATCACAGCGCTCTATCCAGGTTATTCTTGCCAATGACTATGAGTTCCAGATGTATGACAGACCATTTAAACTGACTACGGAGCTTTACTATAAGAAAATGGATAACCTGATTCCCTATTATATGGATAATGTAAGAATCCGTTATTCAGGACAGAATAATTCCAAAGGATACGCGTATGGTATTGATACGAGATTATTCGGAGAATTTGTACCAGGAGTAGATTCCTGGCTATCTGCAAGCTATGCCAGGGTATATGAAAATATTGATGGAAAAGGAGATATCCCGAGACCTACAGATCAGAGATTGAGATTTGCGATGTTCTATCAGGATTATATGCCAAGCTTCCCGTCTATGCGTGTAAACCTTACTTTGGTATATGCCATGGGATTGCCGACAGGAGCACCTGTCATGTTCAACAGCAATGGGCAGCCTGATTTCAATGCCGCTTACAATTATCAGCAGACGCTACCTTCTTATAAACGAGTGGATTTGGGTCTTACAAAAGTATTTATTGATCCGAAAGAAAAAAATAAAAGGTCAGGTTTCTGGGGTAATTTTGAAGAACTTACACTAGGTGTTCAGGTTTTCAATGCCTTTAATATCAACAATACGGTTGCAAACCAATGGATTACAGACTATAACAGCAATTATATGTATCCTGTTCCGGTACGTCTTACAGGACGTTTCTTTAATGTGAAACTGGAATTCAGATTATAA
- a CDS encoding HYC_CC_PP family protein has product MKKILAILFSVFYFGFSSGAAFSIHYCMKEFVSVSQKANDICGKCGVKDKKGCCKTEIKIVKVDDSQKSDYLNVDFLSAVSEIPVKHESAVIDKSFSATKFTQIQINAPPGYRPVPIYINHCNFRI; this is encoded by the coding sequence ATGAAAAAGATTCTGGCCATATTGTTTTCTGTTTTCTACTTCGGGTTCTCTTCCGGAGCAGCTTTCAGCATTCATTATTGCATGAAAGAATTTGTTTCTGTAAGTCAGAAAGCGAATGACATCTGTGGAAAATGCGGCGTTAAAGACAAAAAAGGATGCTGCAAGACAGAGATCAAAATCGTAAAAGTAGACGATTCCCAAAAATCCGATTATCTGAACGTTGATTTCTTAAGTGCTGTTTCAGAGATTCCGGTAAAACATGAGTCTGCTGTTATTGACAAGTCTTTTTCTGCAACCAAATTTACCCAGATTCAGATCAATGCACCGCCCGGATACCGGCCGGTACCTATCTACATTAATCATTGTAATTTTAGAATTTAG
- a CDS encoding DUF3347 domain-containing protein, with amino-acid sequence MKKYIITAALSLFSIVALSAQSKKDAQVSKLYQNYIAIKSALASDDADKTSKAATEFIKTASTIDYKVVSEGNLNILRKDASAISDARNVAAQRETFLNLSDNMIALTKQFKLSDQPVYVQYCPMADGSWLSNEKQIVNPYYGKSMLSCGSVKSEIK; translated from the coding sequence ATGAAAAAATATATCATTACAGCAGCATTATCATTATTCTCAATCGTTGCATTATCAGCACAGTCTAAAAAGGATGCGCAGGTCTCCAAACTCTATCAGAACTACATTGCGATCAAATCTGCCTTAGCATCAGATGATGCTGACAAAACTTCTAAAGCGGCAACAGAATTCATTAAAACAGCCTCTACTATAGATTATAAGGTAGTCTCTGAAGGAAATCTTAATATTCTTAGAAAAGACGCTTCTGCAATTTCTGATGCGAGAAATGTTGCTGCCCAGAGAGAAACTTTCCTAAACCTTTCAGACAATATGATTGCTTTGACGAAGCAGTTCAAACTTTCTGATCAACCGGTTTATGTTCAATATTGCCCAATGGCAGACGGAAGCTGGCTGAGCAACGAAAAACAGATTGTAAACCCTTATTATGGGAAGTCTATGCTTTCTTGCGGAAGTGTAAAGTCAGAGATTAAATAA
- a CDS encoding multicopper oxidase domain-containing protein, protein MFLVLLFSVFTFAQTTKTYYTCPMHPEVVSSKPGDCPKCGMTLVKKTIAIKPKAVVKPEAKPIPKTETKIKPSETKINKGTIEKRDAVKNISKTREADKKKPVKSYNKPDVKVTTSVKPQVLSQSQPKSQTTFTCPMHPEVISDKPGKCPKCGMNLVEKEDDSPVNNENPKGELSVLRRNSENGRITFGGKTVRYDLYVKDTIVNFTGKNRRAIAINGKLQAPTLYFTEGDTAEIYLHNGLKENTGLHWHGVILPNEQDGVPYLTTKPVKPGETHLYKFRISQNGTYWYHSHEALQEQIGMNGILVFKKREGEPQTQYNAEIPVLLGDWSDDDPMQIARRLHMANTDWYAVKKNAVQSYWEAIKSGNLGTKALNEWKRMEAMDVSDVYYDKFLINGAPSSDYSNLKAGDKVRLRVANGGSSTYFWLNYGGGKIKVIGNDGNDVVPVEVDRLIVGVSETYDIEVTVPENKSFEFRATSEDRIGHASLWLGSGEKREAPNLPRLMLFEGMKMMNGMMEMSGNMKPMNMTMGNQMMDMNEVMYPELSESLRKTTAKHINEMMGVKTKEDKKEDHSQHSGMDMKEEKTIKRLSYNILKSPEKTILPTDSIREMKFTLEGNMNHYLWTLDNKTVTETDKILIRKGEVLRIKMYNNSMMRHPMHLHGHDFRLINSKGEYSPLKNVVDIMPMETVTIEFAANQDGDWFFHCHILYHMMAGMGRIFSYENSKPNPQLPNRKLAWKNFIQDNKMTSSMAMLDVASNKIHAETMTMFGPRWANLNEFHSNWNFDHFEGSAKVGRFLGKFQWALPYAGIRVQKNHEIMERQMAEDMGMDFHGKKTWFGQQKASKNRLAMMVGMQYVLPMLITADASVDQNGKVLLELSREDIPLSRRLRGNFSVNSDGEFSTGLRYIVQKWVSLSGNYDNEIGWGAGITLTY, encoded by the coding sequence ATGTTTCTGGTACTTTTGTTCTCTGTATTTACTTTCGCGCAAACTACAAAAACATACTATACCTGTCCGATGCACCCGGAAGTAGTCTCCTCCAAACCTGGTGACTGCCCGAAATGCGGAATGACATTGGTAAAAAAGACCATAGCAATAAAGCCCAAAGCTGTAGTCAAACCGGAAGCGAAACCCATACCTAAAACAGAGACGAAGATAAAACCCTCGGAAACAAAAATTAATAAGGGTACAATTGAAAAAAGAGATGCTGTTAAAAACATAAGCAAGACCAGGGAAGCTGATAAGAAAAAACCGGTAAAATCTTATAATAAACCAGATGTAAAAGTCACAACATCAGTTAAACCTCAGGTTTTATCTCAATCCCAGCCAAAATCTCAAACTACTTTTACCTGCCCGATGCACCCTGAGGTAATTTCAGACAAGCCGGGAAAATGTCCTAAATGTGGGATGAATCTGGTAGAAAAAGAAGATGATAGTCCTGTAAATAATGAAAATCCAAAAGGAGAGCTGTCTGTATTGAGACGGAATTCTGAAAACGGAAGAATTACATTTGGAGGAAAAACAGTACGATATGATCTGTATGTAAAAGATACCATTGTTAATTTCACAGGAAAAAACAGAAGGGCCATTGCGATTAACGGTAAACTTCAGGCTCCGACGCTGTATTTTACAGAAGGAGATACCGCGGAAATTTATCTGCATAACGGGCTTAAAGAAAATACAGGATTGCACTGGCACGGCGTGATTCTTCCCAATGAGCAGGACGGAGTTCCGTATCTTACAACAAAACCTGTGAAGCCGGGAGAAACTCATTTGTATAAATTCAGAATTTCTCAAAACGGAACCTACTGGTATCATTCTCATGAAGCGCTTCAGGAACAGATAGGTATGAATGGCATCCTGGTATTCAAAAAAAGAGAGGGCGAGCCTCAGACACAATATAATGCCGAAATTCCTGTATTATTGGGAGACTGGAGTGATGATGATCCCATGCAGATTGCAAGACGGCTTCATATGGCCAATACAGATTGGTATGCCGTAAAGAAAAATGCAGTTCAGAGCTATTGGGAAGCCATCAAATCCGGCAACCTGGGAACAAAAGCCTTGAATGAATGGAAAAGAATGGAAGCCATGGATGTAAGCGATGTCTATTATGATAAATTTTTAATTAACGGTGCTCCAAGCTCAGATTATTCAAACCTAAAAGCAGGCGATAAAGTACGATTAAGAGTTGCTAACGGAGGTTCTTCTACCTACTTCTGGCTGAATTACGGGGGCGGAAAAATAAAAGTAATAGGAAATGACGGTAATGATGTGGTTCCGGTTGAAGTCGACCGCCTGATTGTAGGAGTTTCTGAAACCTACGACATTGAAGTCACCGTTCCCGAGAATAAAAGCTTTGAATTCAGAGCAACTTCTGAAGACAGAATAGGACATGCTTCGCTTTGGCTGGGTTCGGGTGAAAAGAGGGAAGCTCCCAATCTGCCGAGGCTGATGCTTTTTGAAGGGATGAAAATGATGAATGGCATGATGGAGATGAGCGGAAATATGAAACCGATGAACATGACGATGGGAAATCAGATGATGGATATGAATGAAGTAATGTACCCGGAATTATCTGAAAGCCTGAGAAAAACAACTGCGAAGCACATCAATGAGATGATGGGAGTAAAGACCAAAGAGGATAAAAAAGAAGATCATTCCCAGCACTCCGGAATGGACATGAAGGAAGAAAAAACAATTAAAAGACTGTCTTACAATATTTTAAAGTCTCCTGAGAAAACAATTCTTCCTACAGACAGCATTCGTGAGATGAAGTTTACCCTGGAAGGAAATATGAACCATTATCTTTGGACACTGGACAACAAAACGGTTACAGAGACGGATAAGATTCTGATCAGGAAAGGAGAAGTACTTAGAATTAAAATGTATAATAATTCGATGATGCGCCACCCGATGCACCTTCACGGTCATGATTTCAGATTAATTAATTCAAAAGGAGAATATTCTCCCCTGAAAAATGTAGTAGATATTATGCCGATGGAAACCGTGACGATAGAATTTGCCGCCAATCAGGATGGCGACTGGTTCTTCCACTGTCATATTTTATACCATATGATGGCGGGAATGGGAAGAATCTTCAGTTATGAAAATTCAAAGCCCAATCCACAGCTTCCCAATAGAAAACTGGCCTGGAAAAACTTTATTCAGGATAATAAAATGACAAGTTCCATGGCAATGCTGGATGTAGCAAGCAATAAAATTCATGCAGAAACAATGACGATGTTCGGGCCGAGATGGGCTAATCTGAATGAGTTCCACTCCAACTGGAATTTTGATCATTTTGAAGGAAGTGCAAAAGTAGGGCGCTTCTTGGGAAAATTTCAATGGGCACTTCCTTATGCAGGAATCAGGGTTCAGAAGAATCATGAGATCATGGAAAGGCAGATGGCAGAAGATATGGGAATGGATTTTCATGGCAAAAAGACCTGGTTTGGACAACAGAAAGCTTCAAAAAACAGATTGGCTATGATGGTGGGTATGCAGTATGTATTGCCCATGCTGATTACCGCTGATGCAAGTGTGGATCAAAACGGGAAAGTACTGTTAGAGCTTAGCCGTGAAGATATACCGCTTTCGAGAAGGCTGAGAGGAAACTTTAGTGTCAATTCAGATGGAGAGTTTTCCACAGGGCTCCGGTATATTGTTCAAAAATGGGTGTCCCTTTCCGGAAATTATGACAATGAAATAGGCTGGGGAGCCGGTATTACCTTAACTTATTAA